One Mycobacteroides abscessus ATCC 19977 genomic window carries:
- a CDS encoding SRPBCC family protein produces METIEVRRSIAAPIADVFDWISNAENYTDSPLFLAAKLIRSGSAAAYGAGAIRRFTFPFAVVHEEITRFDPPYSFSYRVVKCMPPVRHEGGAVVLTPTAQGTDLMWSSSAELRLPVFAAQTTRAILPRLFGRAFSQVLDAAQSALEVNHGRASTAMPSADGQLS; encoded by the coding sequence GTGGAAACCATCGAGGTACGACGCAGCATCGCCGCACCGATTGCCGATGTCTTCGACTGGATCAGCAATGCCGAAAACTACACCGACTCACCACTGTTCTTGGCGGCAAAACTGATCCGCTCCGGAAGCGCCGCGGCATACGGAGCCGGTGCGATACGCAGATTCACCTTCCCCTTTGCGGTTGTGCACGAAGAGATCACGCGCTTCGACCCGCCCTATTCGTTCAGCTATCGGGTTGTCAAATGCATGCCACCGGTGCGACATGAAGGTGGTGCCGTAGTTCTGACACCAACCGCCCAGGGCACGGATCTCATGTGGTCGTCGAGTGCCGAGCTTCGGCTGCCGGTCTTTGCGGCACAAACAACGAGAGCGATATTGCCAAGACTGTTCGGCCGTGCTTTCTCCCAGGTCCTCGATGCCGCGCAATCCGCGCTGGAGGTGAACCACGGCCGTGCGAGTACGGCCATGCCTTCGGCCGACGGCCAACTCTCATAA
- a CDS encoding NAD-dependent epimerase/dehydratase family protein has translation MSDLKPKVLVIGASGALGRAVCDVFSARHWNVLRGLRTPDGQPDSVYVDLEDEQSVAEAMAGVDIVVNTVPLNYTAERIALTTGAKLLSLAITEMSAQQGLRNQYLRASGTVVLNAGLAPGVTNLVVNDLVSHDRYWKGRITIAVPLPWNGYRGAEGIRLVHANFTTSGRHGAYSGSHDAVIISFPEPIGDTECIGWSERNDGWVQRLAAGRMVRAYCYIDNRRLNSWIVRLNKRDILGRLPLWPFLRFQRRFDAPTEEPVSIWVSLKTPEFEHSRIITCTGWYLSSAKAAEVMAAQLLNSEHLAGRGCLDSNEAFTLAELAVPLQECGVVVHNHLPEIGIHRAVPAYAGRPAAGWAPGLGERDRWSGTDTPR, from the coding sequence ATGAGTGATCTCAAGCCGAAGGTTCTTGTCATTGGCGCATCGGGGGCGCTGGGCAGGGCCGTCTGTGACGTGTTCAGTGCACGACACTGGAATGTACTGCGGGGCTTACGAACTCCCGATGGCCAACCCGATTCCGTCTATGTAGACCTTGAGGATGAACAGTCGGTCGCCGAGGCCATGGCTGGCGTGGACATCGTGGTGAACACGGTGCCGCTCAACTACACGGCCGAAAGAATCGCATTGACCACCGGCGCCAAGCTGCTCAGCCTCGCCATCACCGAGATGTCCGCACAACAGGGATTGAGGAACCAATACCTGAGGGCCTCGGGGACCGTTGTCTTGAATGCCGGTCTCGCACCAGGTGTGACGAATCTCGTAGTCAACGACCTGGTTTCGCATGACCGGTATTGGAAGGGACGCATCACGATCGCGGTCCCCCTGCCATGGAATGGATATCGGGGCGCCGAAGGGATTCGGCTGGTGCACGCGAACTTCACCACATCAGGAAGACACGGAGCTTACTCGGGATCCCATGATGCGGTGATCATTTCGTTCCCCGAGCCGATCGGTGACACGGAGTGCATCGGTTGGTCCGAACGAAACGACGGCTGGGTGCAGCGGCTGGCCGCCGGTCGTATGGTTCGTGCGTACTGCTACATCGACAACCGGCGGCTCAACTCCTGGATTGTGCGTCTGAACAAGCGGGACATCTTGGGTCGACTTCCACTGTGGCCGTTCCTGAGGTTTCAGCGCAGGTTCGACGCACCCACGGAAGAGCCCGTTTCCATTTGGGTCTCGTTAAAAACACCCGAGTTTGAGCACTCCAGGATCATCACGTGCACCGGGTGGTATCTCAGTTCAGCCAAGGCGGCCGAGGTGATGGCCGCGCAGCTGCTCAATAGCGAGCATCTCGCGGGCCGCGGCTGCCTGGACTCGAACGAGGCATTCACTCTCGCCGAACTTGCCGTCCCACTGCAAGAATGCGGCGTCGTGGTGCATAACCACCTTCCCGAGATCGGGATTCACCGCGCAGTACCGGCGTACGCGGGCCGTCCGGCCGCCGGCTGGGCCCCCGGTCTGGGTGAGCGCGATCGCTGGAGCGGCACCGACACCCCTCGTTAG
- a CDS encoding MarR family winged helix-turn-helix transcriptional regulator yields the protein MAQQNLDGRPDIAALLVPLGRSFMRAELPLLETHGVSMWAYAVLTALRDNEASSQASLADAIGADRTRIIAVLDDLQERKLINRQPDPSDRRSNLLSLTPAGRKTVTAVQKAIQDNENRILAGVSSVDRGAFLRVLEYLAHLDDPQFSPRN from the coding sequence GTGGCGCAACAGAACCTCGACGGTAGGCCGGACATCGCAGCGTTACTGGTGCCGCTCGGCCGGTCTTTCATGCGCGCGGAGTTACCGCTTTTGGAGACCCATGGCGTGTCGATGTGGGCGTACGCAGTACTAACGGCCTTGCGGGACAATGAGGCCAGCAGTCAGGCCAGTCTCGCCGATGCCATCGGTGCCGACCGCACCCGCATTATCGCGGTGTTGGACGATTTGCAGGAACGGAAGCTGATCAACCGGCAGCCCGATCCCAGCGATCGCAGAAGCAACCTGTTGTCGCTGACCCCTGCCGGACGTAAGACCGTTACGGCAGTGCAGAAAGCGATACAGGACAACGAGAATCGGATCCTGGCTGGGGTATCTTCCGTCGATCGCGGTGCATTCCTGCGGGTGCTCGAGTACCTCGCGCACCTAGATGATCCGCAGTTCTCGCCCAGGAACTAA
- a CDS encoding flavin-containing monooxygenase: MTIRSIMSDMPRDELVDVLIVGAGISGINAAIRLSGAGRSFHIVERRERIGGTWDLFRYPGIRSDSDIYTLSFGYHPWHERNTIADGADIRDYLEHAASDYDIDGHITFSAKVTSADFGTDTDIWSVRVDTPAGPTTYRAKFLYLCTGYYNYDDGYTPEFPGVEKFAGRLIHPQHWPDDLDCSGKEITVIGSGATAITLVPSLARAGAKVNMLQRSPSYIYPIARVDAVVDVMRKVFPLSIVQHFARIWLGGFNWIMYQVCRKAPGFAKWFLRRRITKLLPAGYPVDVHFAPRYNPWDQRVCADTDGDLFEAISNGGVRMVTDTIDTFTSAGIRLGSGQELPADVIITATGLNLQIFGGIALSVDGSPVDAPNRFIYKGYLIEGVPNAAWSVGYTNASWTLRADLSARAVVRLLDYMDRHGYTHAYPDRHGEELEARPFFNLSSGYVTRGDAHMPRSGVSGPWAIRHNYVLDFLAFHRDRIDENMQFGIAKSKAVSSAA, from the coding sequence ATGACGATCAGGAGCATCATGTCGGACATGCCGAGAGATGAATTAGTAGACGTTCTCATCGTCGGCGCCGGGATATCCGGTATCAATGCCGCTATCCGATTGAGCGGCGCCGGCCGCAGCTTTCACATCGTCGAGCGCCGCGAGCGCATCGGCGGGACCTGGGACCTGTTCCGCTACCCCGGAATCCGCTCCGACAGCGATATCTATACGCTCAGTTTCGGGTACCACCCCTGGCATGAACGCAACACCATCGCCGATGGCGCGGACATTCGCGACTATCTGGAGCACGCGGCCAGCGACTACGACATCGACGGGCATATCACCTTCTCGGCCAAGGTCACCAGCGCCGATTTCGGGACCGATACCGACATCTGGTCGGTGCGCGTCGACACACCGGCCGGCCCGACGACTTACCGCGCCAAGTTCCTGTACCTGTGCACCGGCTACTACAACTACGACGACGGCTACACCCCGGAATTCCCGGGGGTGGAGAAGTTCGCCGGGCGATTGATCCATCCCCAACATTGGCCAGATGACCTGGATTGCTCCGGCAAGGAGATCACTGTCATCGGCAGCGGCGCGACCGCGATCACCCTGGTGCCGTCGTTGGCGCGCGCCGGGGCCAAGGTGAATATGCTGCAGCGTTCCCCCAGCTATATCTACCCGATCGCCCGAGTTGACGCGGTTGTCGATGTGATGCGAAAAGTCTTTCCACTCAGCATTGTTCAGCATTTCGCACGCATCTGGCTGGGCGGATTCAACTGGATCATGTATCAGGTATGCCGCAAGGCACCCGGCTTCGCGAAGTGGTTCCTCAGACGGCGCATCACCAAACTGCTCCCTGCGGGCTACCCGGTCGACGTGCATTTCGCACCCCGCTACAACCCGTGGGATCAACGCGTATGCGCGGATACCGACGGCGACCTCTTCGAGGCCATCAGCAATGGAGGGGTCCGGATGGTCACCGACACCATCGACACCTTCACGTCCGCGGGAATCCGGTTGGGCTCGGGCCAGGAGTTGCCTGCCGATGTGATCATCACTGCCACAGGGCTGAATCTGCAGATCTTCGGCGGCATCGCGCTGAGCGTGGACGGCTCCCCTGTGGACGCGCCGAATCGGTTCATCTACAAGGGCTATCTGATCGAGGGAGTACCGAACGCCGCCTGGAGCGTCGGATACACCAATGCGTCATGGACACTGCGTGCCGACTTGAGCGCGCGTGCCGTGGTGCGACTTCTCGACTACATGGATCGACACGGTTACACCCACGCCTATCCGGACCGGCACGGCGAGGAACTCGAGGCCCGGCCCTTCTTCAACCTGTCGTCGGGGTACGTGACCCGCGGTGACGCACACATGCCCCGCTCGGGAGTTTCGGGGCCATGGGCAATCCGGCACAATTACGTACTGGATTTCCTTGCGTTCCATCGTGATCGGATTGACGAAAACATGCAGTTCGGCATCGCGAAGTCCAAGGCCGTGTCTTCGGCGGCTTAG
- a CDS encoding PrsW family intramembrane metalloprotease → MGRYRTRPGGRSYSSVVSYAPAPTPLPPMPGFGQRIKQVGAPIGVIIALALVTGLIITGLLLSNPVGAMIGLVLSSVAIGIVVLCYLWLDRWEPEPSRLLVLAFVWGASLAVVVSIVLEMAFGSVYAPDGSTSFASIAIRAPFIEEAAKGAFLLLMLTGRRRHELNSLTDCLVYAGITAAGFAWLEDIAYIGSGNTVGESVLTAIVRLGLGPFAHSLFTSMTGVGVYYALRRRDATGKFFRILAGYLAAVVMHGLWNGSSFLGLKGYLAVYVLWMVPMFVLMIVVGVRSRRREQHVVAGKLPGMVAVGLITPNEATWLGSLKERKHAIAAARRIGGAPGGAAVKNFAAQVVELAFVRDRIERGSRDPRDVAMQTEEAYAVMAARAAAPILQALAGYRASLSG, encoded by the coding sequence ATGGGGCGCTACCGCACGCGCCCGGGAGGTCGCAGCTACTCTTCGGTGGTGTCCTACGCGCCGGCGCCCACACCCCTTCCACCGATGCCCGGATTTGGGCAGCGGATCAAGCAGGTAGGTGCGCCGATCGGCGTCATCATCGCTCTTGCGCTGGTGACGGGATTGATCATTACGGGCCTGCTGCTGTCCAATCCCGTTGGGGCGATGATCGGCCTGGTCCTCTCCAGCGTCGCCATCGGGATCGTGGTTCTGTGCTATCTCTGGCTGGATCGCTGGGAACCGGAGCCCTCCCGGCTCCTTGTGCTGGCATTCGTCTGGGGCGCATCGCTTGCCGTCGTCGTGTCGATCGTCCTTGAGATGGCCTTCGGCTCGGTCTACGCCCCGGACGGCAGCACGTCCTTCGCCTCGATCGCCATCCGTGCACCATTCATCGAAGAGGCCGCCAAGGGCGCCTTCCTGCTGCTGATGCTGACCGGCCGGCGCCGCCACGAGCTGAATTCACTGACCGACTGCCTGGTGTACGCGGGTATCACCGCGGCGGGATTCGCGTGGCTCGAAGACATCGCCTACATCGGCAGCGGCAACACCGTGGGAGAGTCCGTGCTGACCGCGATCGTCCGGCTCGGACTGGGCCCGTTCGCGCATTCGCTCTTCACAAGCATGACGGGGGTCGGCGTGTATTACGCCCTGCGGCGACGTGACGCCACGGGCAAGTTCTTCCGCATCCTGGCCGGATACCTGGCGGCGGTGGTCATGCACGGTTTGTGGAATGGCTCATCGTTCCTCGGGCTCAAGGGCTATCTAGCCGTGTACGTGCTCTGGATGGTGCCGATGTTCGTACTGATGATCGTGGTCGGCGTACGCAGCCGGCGTAGGGAACAGCACGTGGTCGCCGGGAAACTGCCCGGGATGGTGGCAGTCGGGTTGATCACTCCCAATGAGGCGACCTGGCTGGGATCGCTCAAGGAACGCAAACACGCCATCGCCGCTGCCAGACGAATCGGCGGGGCCCCCGGCGGGGCCGCCGTGAAAAACTTCGCGGCCCAGGTCGTTGAGCTCGCCTTCGTGCGGGATCGCATCGAACGGGGCTCCCGGGATCCACGGGACGTCGCGATGCAGACCGAGGAGGCATACGCGGTCATGGCCGCCCGCGCGGCCGCGCCGATCTTGCAAGCACTCGCGGGCTATCGGGCTTCCCTCTCGGGGTAG